A genomic region of Sciurus carolinensis chromosome 7, mSciCar1.2, whole genome shotgun sequence contains the following coding sequences:
- the LOC124988104 gene encoding histone H2B type 1-C/E/F/G/I, with product MPEPAKSAPAPKKGSKKAVTKAQKKDGKKRKRSRKESYSVYVYKVLKQVHPDTGISSKAMGIMNSFVNDIFERIAGEASRLAHYNKRSTITSREIQTAVRLLLPGELAKHAVSEGTKAVTKYTSSK from the coding sequence ATGCCTGAGCCAGCGAAGTCCGCCCCAGCCCCGAAGAAGGGCTCCAAGAAGGCGGTCACTAAGGCGCAGAAGAAGGATGGCAAGAAGCGCAAGCGCAGCCGCAAGGAGAGCTACTCAGTCTATGTCTATAAGGTGCTGAAGCAAGTGCATCCCGACACCGGCATCTCCTCCAAGGCCATGGGCATCATGAACTCGTTCGTCAACGACATCTTCGAGCGCATCGCGGGCGAGGCGTCGCGCCTGGCGCACTACAACAAGCGCTCCACCATCACGTCGCGGGAGATCCAGACGGCCGTGCGCCTGCTGCTGCCCGGGGAGCTGGCCAAGCACGCCGTGTCCGAGGGCACCAAGGCCGTCACCAAGTACACCAGCTCCAAATAA
- the LOC124988110 gene encoding histone H4 codes for MSGRGKGGKGLGKGGAKRHRKVLRDNIQGITKPAIRRLARRGGVKRISGLIYEETRGVLKVFLENVIRDAVTYTEHAKRKTVTAMDVVYALKRQGRTLYGFGG; via the coding sequence ATGTCTGGTCGTGGTAAAGGAGGCAAAGGCCTGGGCAAGGGCGGCGCCAAGCGCCACCGCAAAGTGCTGCGCGACAACATCCAGGGCATCACCAAGCCCGCCATTCGCCGCCTGGCCCGCCGCGGCGGCGTCAAGCGCATTTCTGGCCTCATCTACGAGGAGACGCGCGGGGTGCTCAAGGTCTTCCTGGAGAACGTCATCCGCGACGCGGTCACCTACACCGAGCACGCCAAGCGCAAGACGGTCACGGCCATGGACGTGGTCTACGCGCTCAAGCGCCAGGGTCGCACGCTCTACGGCTTCGGCGGCTGA